A genomic window from Cotesia glomerata isolate CgM1 linkage group LG7, MPM_Cglom_v2.3, whole genome shotgun sequence includes:
- the LOC123268638 gene encoding uncharacterized protein LOC123268638 isoform X1: MPGKIKVKILAGRNLPVMDRSGDTTDAYVEIKFGNTTYKTDVCRKSLNPQWNTEWYRFEVDDAELQDEPLQIKLMDHDTYSANDSIGRVYLNLNPLLLPGHPLTIKNIWTLEATMNTSAGAQGGSVMTGWIPVYDTMHGIRGEVNIIVKVELFSDFNKFKQSSCGIQFFYSPNVPHGYHAQVIHGFVEELVVSDDPEYKWIDKIRTPRASNEARQTLFFKLSGEVQRKIGLKAMDLGGNAVIGYVQNFDLEGESGIVARGIGTAVTIIKFQDLTQSLIETPVIDDLACVHLKNHIELSESDDSLPLLSSSPNRSPINPLNFPNVKLQMTQVGNKFPKSGQERERLSTYPRQSVKVKEFKAIAMKARQLSLQHSPVPSLRKCSTTSSTQSISDDLITESSVKMMLALEDMRGESTSVFSRGLKNLKYLPKRVIQMKSKLSDSLDDESDQDSTYSSNWSVVGSDSGRSSITDFRQSMRRKKFTHKKNLSEGSMAAMLIRSVHTGFLDSVREDHETPAPSPVNLLTKDNEHSNELLDSPDEAVLELKSIKEEIIKLTVESEFSKAKKKKSFKYKKRRPMISSSETDTSTSDDDDPSESSTNYNILDDSSVTETIEPKEIEIDQKNNLKINELFDFDVKISEKNSRKEKDEIINTDAKLKILDKVHQDSLPEGLILDLDGTNDTSISSVPSTPEKAVEISPEYAVLTKEPTPTNLKTSSNFKLKLVGKQSRFDASAEGVLIPTGGNDKNDSVLSESILPVPELFASVEPYMESLLQPLIDLNLDSDAGCSVETSVELVDKNNDNEEVSNASNPSEKTIVIDMLNEPEVLSISEINSDFEAKLDKVINFESGEKEEIDDPDIKLEENKVNSEFKLEEETTQNNLEFKVKEELSNSKFKFEEEVNLEFKFDKELVSLSPQLENKIINPVPKREEIILDPLQGPLPCKKYLTHSESLDSQNSEEKKEKTSKKVSRTDTVIYRGPLREKDKPHMKVKSQAEKPKKPLPPTLVLAPPVIVSECDPNFLQVPMFDTKDINVRSPYPSPPINPSYPQEPVYKIETQNPEIFMAQFNEKFNRKFRQHAMLDLMKLIDTKMMVHRRDSTKSKRRRRDRVNFTSTPSPDSLHRGKRRHSSRSRSPESHHHHHHHHHHHHHNHHSHHNHHSHHNHSTNLHGSHSGAHISSMSSPPSSPSVVSLKKTASFYELHDNMPRVITPHPSFDTNSHSNNQSPRTYSKEKIIPQTIIENLNEHLDEDSQKLKHKTATKQLSASNHVKIITSNPNPNETESIPMSVIPPKIQQSNVNVNNDVNINPNTSKLLIPAELDPSVHKSHSEGSLGKLNNKNHSAKTKITNNANLTDPCVPCPPVCLRPPQQQIEPATSPVHNSSGLPGSVGTKVTNSPASKVPLHRRSSDSDLSITPKGFCKFFHKRNSLVCNEKTTVHLKPSTAIVRTMNQDALEMLEYPFITMQHYPPGFVLNLGGLVSSRSVKLIDRISNLEEPEGRDAWWTEIRMEVRSHARALGCNVVLGYKEEISICDDVCVLNASGTAAVINLLNTNQDQDVLLNKNQQPITNANEGDKNMHKSISTNKNEKIDDNANNGQLIQTTGRVKRTSESNDNEIPSMPFNTACSLCHLPYNSRSVPLKVQMSKCGICKRAKVPDVLFTTIELPENIPITGRGVFIEATVCKIKRDVRGELNAKEISDCLPFLEYELHSLLINKLKLKGMNAVFGLKVQVDIGERVVMGVAVGTAVFLTALPSPSIPQVALGNSWHKEEQVAEIQKALIETVKKNRELYRLKPLIDLENGRSMGTSDTDESEEDLPDFDLGTKDACILEIDDVEDMDRINLLMDDSTPEGFHVVNTQTIPGLEDLEIVRNLQMFTQISRTKIPNATPIPMLSKYLNKILQTIYFKLRRMVPCALCDMQFKVSLPEPDEVQVSVVGMALGLGDPIRINKYKRKVINSSTSRDLLTKNDDLIFNLDEDQAESTISEISNNQLMPIPVSSPVATQAPKSRPRSPFKAKIPSQHRHKHVPLKERYGVDITPLSYLPGGRIERYLGNLNFFFIRESTSIRENGGLSGFTHSFITEVLAIVRAHITALGGNAMVAFFLTQCVLLHSPHKNQGQCLINVGGDVVSVSYFGNEKHNQNC, encoded by the exons ATGCCgggaaaaataaaagtaaagataTTAGCAGGAAGAAATTTGCCTGTGATGGACCGATCAGGCGACACAACGGATGCTTacgttgaaataaaatttggaaataCGACCTACAAGACTGATGTATGCAGAAAATCATTGAATCCTCAGTGGAACACCGAGTGGTACAGGTTTGAAGTTGATGATGCTGAGTTGCAAGATGAGCCGCTGCAAATAAAGCTTATGGATCATGATACTTACTCGGCTAATGATTCTATTGGCAGAGTTTATCTCAATTTAAATCCTTTACTGCTACCAGGACATCCGttgactattaaaaatatatggaCATTGGAAGCTACTATGAATACTAGCGCTGGTGCTCAAGGag GCTCTGTTATGACTGGATGGATACCTGTTTATGATACGATGCACGGTATCAGAGGAGAAGTTAACATCATCGTAAAAGTCGAGTTATTTTCagactttaataaattcaaacagTCGTCTTGTGGAATTCAGTTCTTTTATT cgCCAAATGTACCTCACGGATATCATGCCCAAGTAATTCATGGCTTTGTAGAAGAATTAGTGGTCTCAGATGACCCGGAATATAAATGGATTGACAAAATTCGTACTCCTCGGGCATCTAATGAGGCAAGACAGACATTGTTCTTCAAACTTAGCGGTGAAGTTCAAAGAAAAATTGGTTTAAAAGCCATGGATCTAGGTGGAAATGCTGTAATTGG ATATGTGCAGAATTTTGATTTGGAAGGGGAGTCTGGAATCGTTGCCCGTGGTATTGGAACTGCAGTTacgattattaaatttcaggatcttacTCAGTCATTAATTGAAACTCCTGTTATCGACGa CCTCGCGTGTGTGCACCTAAAAAATCACATAGAATTATCTGAGAGTGACGATAGTTTGCCATTACTTTCTTCCTCGCCAAATCGCAGTCCCATAAATCCTTTAAATTTCCCAAACGTAAAACTCCAGATGACTCAAGTGGGTAATAAATTTCCGAAAAGTGGTCAAGAGCGAGAAAGATTATCAACTTATCCACGTCAATCTGTTAAAGTTAAAGAATTCAAAGCAATCGCTATGAAAGCGCGTCAATTATCTTTGCAACACAGCCCAGTACCGAGTTTACGTAAATGCAGCACCACTTCATCAACTCAATCGATATCCGATGACTTGATAACCGAGTCGTCGGTCAAAATGATGTTAGCGCTAGAAGATATGCGTGGTGAGAGCACTTCAGTATTTTCACGTGgcttaaaaaatctaaaatactTGCCTAAGCGAGTGATACAAATGAAGAGCAAGCTTTCGGATTCTCTTGACGATGAAAGTGATCAAGATAGTACTTACTCTAGCAATTGGTCTGTTGTCGGGTCTGATTCGGGAAGATCTTCAATCACTGACTTCAGACAGTCAATGAGACGTAAAAAGTTTACCCATAAGAAAAATCTTTCTGAAGGTAGCATGGCCGCTATGCTAATTCGATCTGTTCATACGGGGTTCCTTGATAGTGTTAGAGAAGATCACGAGACTCCTGCTCCATCACCCGTTAATTTACTGACTAAAGATAATGAACATTCTAATGAACTTTTGGACAGTCCAGATGAAGCCGTACTTGAGTTGAAATCaatcaaagaagaaataattaaacttacaGTTGAAAGCGAGTTTAGTAAAGCAAAGAAAAAGAaatcttttaaatataaaaaacgtaGACCTATGATTTCATCGTCTGAAACAGATACTTCGACCTCAGATGATGATGATCCATCGGAATCTAGTACTAATTATAACATTCTTGATGACTCTTCTGTTACTGAAACTATTGAACCTAAAGAGATTGAAATTGACCagaagaataatttaaaaattaatgaattgtttgattttgatgttaagatttcggaaaaaaattctagGAAAGAAAAAGACGAGATTATAAATACTGATGCAAAGCTTAAAATCTTAGATAAAGTACATCAAGATTCTTTGCCAGAAGGTTTGATTCTTGACCTCGATGGAACTAATGACACATCTATTTCTTCAGTCCCGTCAACTCCTGAAAAAGCTGTTGAAATTTCACCCGAATACGCTGTACTGACAAAAGAACCCACTCCGACGAATTTAAAAACCTcttctaattttaaattgaaacttGTGGGAAAGCAAAGTCGTTTTGATGCTTCGGCGGAAGGTGTATTGATTCCTACGGGAggaaatgataaaaatgattCAGTTTTAAGCGAATCTATTTTACCAGTTCCTGAATTATTCGCATCAGTTGAACCTTATATGGAAAGTTTATTGCAACCGCTGATAGATTTAAATTTAGACAGTGATGCTGGTTGTTCTGTTGAGACTTCAGTGGAACTAgtggataaaaataatgataatgaagaAGTTTCTAACGCTTCTAACCCTTCTGAGAAAACTATTGTTATTGATATGCTAAATGAGCCAgaagttttatcaatttccGAAATTAATTCTGATTTTGAAGCAAAACTAGATAAAGTCATTAATTTTGAGTCTGGAGAAAAAGAAGAGATAGATGATCCTGATATTAAGCTGGaggaaaataaagttaattctGAGTTTAAACTTGAAGAAGAAACAACTCAGaataatttagaatttaaagtaaaagaaGAATTATCgaattctaaatttaaatttgaagaagaagtaaatttagaatttaaatttgataaagaACTAGTGAGTCTTTCACCTcaacttgaaaataaaataataaatccagTGCCTAAGCgtgaagaaataatattgGATCCATTACAAGGTCCTTTACcttgcaaaaaatatttaacccaTTCAGAATCATTGGATTCTCAAAATTCTGaagaaaagaaagaaaaaacatcaaaaaaagtttcaagAACAGACACCGTAATCTACCGAGGCCCGCTGAGAGAAAAAGACAAGCCACATATGAAAGTTAAATCTCAAGCagaaaaaccaaaaaaaccTCTTCCTCCAACGCTCGTTCTAGCTCCGCCAGTAATAGTGTCAGAGTGCGACCCCAATTTCCTTCAAGTTCCGATGTTCGATACCAAAGACATAAATGTTCGCAGTCCATATCCTTCTCCTCCAATAAATCCTTCATATCCCCAAGAACCTGTTTACAAAATCGAGACTCAAAATCCGGAAATATTTATGGCGCagttcaatgaaaaattcaatcGAAAGTTTCGTCAGCATGCAATGCTGGACTTGATGAAATTAATAGACACAAAAATGATGGTTCATCGCCGAGATTCGACCAAAAGTAAGAGACGTCGTCGAGACCGTGTTAATTTCACGTCGACACCTTCACCTGATTCTTTACACCGAGGAAAACGTCGACACTCTTCAAGATCACGATCTCCTGAGTCGCATCACCACCATCATCACCATCACCACCACCATCATCATAACCACCACAGCCATCACAACCACCACAGTCATCACAATCACTCGACTAATCTTCATGGTAGCCACTCGGGTGCTCATATATCGTCAATGTCGTCGCCTCCGTCGAGTCCTTCAGTAGTTTCCCTTAAAAAGACAGCCTCGTTTTATGAGCTTCATGACAATATGCCGCGTGTTATCACTCCTCATCCCTCATTCGACACTAACAGCCACAGTAACAATCAGTCGCCTCGCACTTAttcgaaagaaaaaataataccgcagacaataattgaaaatttaaatgaacaCCTTGATGAAGATTCGCAGAAGCTTAAACATAAAACAGCAACTAAACAATTGTCTGCGAGTAAtcatgttaaaataattacttctaATCCTAATCCTAATGAAACAGAATCAATACCAATGAGCGTAATTCCACCAAAAATTCAGCAATCAAatgttaatgttaataatgATGTTAATATTAATCCTAATactagtaaattattaatcccCGCGGAATTAGATCCATCTGTGCATAAAAGTCACAGCGAAGGTAGTTTAggaaagttaaataataaaaatcattcggctaaaactaaaattactaACAATGCTAATTTAACTGACCCGTGTGTGCCTTGCCCGCCTGTCTGTCTTAGACCACCTCAGCAGCAAATTGAACCAGCGACAAGTCCAGTTCATAATTCATCAGGACTACCAGGTTCTGTTGGAACAAAAGTAACCAATTCACCGGCCAGTAAAGTTCCTTTGCATCGCCGCTCTAGCGACTCTGATCTCAGCATCACACCCAAAG GATTTTGTAAATTCTTTCACAAAC GCAATTCATTGGTGTGCAATGAAAAAACTACTGTGCATTTGAAACCCTCGACTGCAATTGTCAGAACGATGAATCAGGATGCTTTGGAGATGCTGGAGTATCCATTTATTACCATGCAACACTATCCGCCAggatttgtattaaatttag ggggatTGGTCAGTTCAAGAtctgtaaaattaattgatagaaTAAGTAATCTTGAGGAGCCAGAAGGTCGTGACGCTTGGTGGACGGAAATAAGAATGGAAGTAAGATCTCACGCGCGTGCTTTAGGCTGCAATGTTGTTTTGGGTTACAAAGAAGAGATTAGTATATG tgATGACGTGTGTGTCTTAAACGCTTCTGGAACGGCTGCAGTGATAAATTTGCTCAACACAAATCAAGATCAAGACGTTTTGCTCAATAAAAATCAGCAACCGATCACAAACGCCAATGAAGGTGATAAAAATATGCACAAATCCATATCAACaaataaaaacgaaaaaatagaCGACAACGCGAATAACGGACAACTAATACAAACAACAGGCCGTGTTAAGCGTACTTCCGAGAGCAATGATAATGAAATACCATCTATGCCGTTCAACACTGCTTGCAGTTTATGTCATTTGCCTTACAATAGTCGCAGTGTTCCTCTCAAGGTTCAAATGTCAAAGTGCGGTATTTGTAAGCGCGCCAAAGTCCCCGATGTATTGTTTACGACAATAGAACTCCCTGAGAATATACCAATTACCGGAAGAGGAGTATTTATAGAGGCTACTGTTTGCAAAATAAAACGGGATGTAAGGGGCGAATTGAATGCTAAGGAAATATCAGACTGTTTGCCGTTTTTAGAGTATGAATTGCATAGTTTACTGATAAATAAGCTCAAACTTAAAGGTATGAATGCTGTTTTTGGTTTAAAAGTTCAAGTTGATATTGGGGAACGTGTTGTGATGGGGGTAGCTGTTGGTACTGCGGTTTTTTTAACAGCGTTACCCAGTCCGTCGATTCCACAAGTCGCTTTGGGTAATTCTTGGCACAAAGAGGAGCAAGTTGCGGAAATACAGAAGGCTTTGATtgaaacagttaaaaaaaatcgcgaaCTTTATCGTCTTAAGCCATTGATT gaTTTAGAGAATGGACGATCAATGGGAACATCAGATACTGATGAATCGGAAGAAGATTTACCCGATTTTGATCTGGGTACTAAAGATGCGTGCATTCTTGAAATAGACGACGTAGAAGATATggatagaattaatttattaatggaTGATAGTACTCCAGAAGGTTTTCACGTAGTTAATACGCAGACAATTCCGGGGCTTGAAGATTTAGAAATAGTGAGAAATTTACAGATGTTTACACAAATCTCACGAACTAAAATCCCAAATGCAACGCCAATACCTATGCTATCAAAGtacttgaataaaattcttcaaacaATATACTTTAAATTACGGCGTATGGTTCCTTGTGCTCTCTGTGATATGCAATTTAAAGTTTCTCTCCCTGAGCCAGACGAGGTGCAGGTTTCAGTCGTCGGAATGGCTTTGGGCCTCGGCGATCcgattagaataaataaatacaagcGTAAAGTCATCAACAGCTCGACTAGTCGTGatttattgacaaaaaatg acgatttgatttttaatctcGATGAAGATCAAGCGGAGAGTACAATATCTGAAATAAGCAACAATCAATTAATGCCGATACCAGTTTCGTCGCCAGTAGCCACACAAGCACCGAAATCGAGACCTAGATCGCCGTTCAAGGCGAAAATTCCCAGCCAACACCGACATAAACAT GTTCCTTTGAAAGAAAGATACGGTGTAGATATAACGCCTTTGTCTTATCTCCCGGGCGGGAGGATTGAACGTTACTTAGGAAATTTAAACTTCTTCTTCATCAGAGAAAGTACGTCAATCAGAGAG AACGGCGGACTGAGTGGATTCACTCACAGCTTTATTACCGAAGTTTTGGCCATTGTTCGCGCTCATATTACGGCATTGGGCGGCAATGCTATGGTTGCTTTTTTCCTGACGCAGTGTGTACTTCTCCACAGCCCACACAAAAATCAA GGGCAATGTTTAATCAACGTGGGTGGAGATGTTGTATCAGTTTCATACTTTGGCAACGAAAAACACAACCAGAATTGCTGA